A single window of Streptomyces aquilus DNA harbors:
- a CDS encoding MerR family transcriptional regulator, whose product MTVMETTTTGTRTDSCAAPPHPHRRPEGQDSYTISEVVAFTGLSAHTLRWYERIGLMPHIDRSHTGQRRYSNRDLDWLDLVGKLRLTGMPVADMVRYAELVREGDHTFSERYELLETTRRDVLSRIAELQDTLAVLDRKISFYADAGRAYETEKAG is encoded by the coding sequence ATGACGGTGATGGAGACCACGACCACGGGTACCAGGACCGACAGCTGTGCCGCCCCGCCGCACCCGCATCGGCGCCCCGAGGGCCAGGACAGCTACACGATCAGCGAAGTCGTCGCCTTTACCGGACTGTCCGCGCACACCCTGCGCTGGTACGAGCGCATCGGCCTGATGCCGCACATCGACCGCTCGCACACCGGCCAGCGCCGGTACAGCAACCGCGACCTGGACTGGCTCGACCTCGTCGGCAAGCTCCGGCTCACCGGCATGCCGGTCGCCGACATGGTGCGGTACGCGGAACTGGTGCGCGAGGGCGACCACACATTCAGCGAACGGTACGAGCTTCTGGAGACGACCCGCCGGGACGTGCTGTCCCGGATCGCGGAGCTCCAGGACACCCTCGCCGTTCTCGACCGGAAGATCAGCTTCTACGCCGATGCCGGTCGCGCCTACGAAACGGAGAAAGCCGGATGA
- a CDS encoding GNAT family N-acetyltransferase — MSLVRRAEPEDAAEVLRLRQVMIDSMAGADPSTAWHTESLPVLRARLAEPDGDFAAFVVDHPERSGALAALVCGTVDYRIGKAGNPHGVVGFVFSVATDPDARRRGYARAGMTALLDWFRERGVRRVQLTASTEARTLYDSLGFLPKPDPLLELAL; from the coding sequence ATGAGTCTCGTACGACGTGCTGAGCCCGAGGATGCCGCGGAAGTGCTGCGGCTGCGCCAGGTGATGATCGACTCGATGGCCGGTGCCGACCCGTCCACAGCGTGGCACACGGAGTCGCTGCCGGTCCTGCGGGCCCGGCTGGCGGAGCCGGACGGGGACTTCGCCGCCTTCGTCGTCGACCACCCCGAGCGGTCCGGAGCCCTGGCGGCGCTGGTGTGCGGGACGGTCGACTACCGGATCGGCAAGGCCGGGAACCCGCACGGTGTCGTCGGCTTCGTCTTCAGCGTCGCCACCGACCCCGACGCCCGGCGGCGGGGATACGCGCGTGCCGGCATGACCGCGCTGCTGGACTGGTTCCGTGAGCGCGGTGTCCGCCGCGTCCAGCTCACCGCGTCGACCGAGGCCAGGACGCTGTACGACTCCCTCGGCTTCCTGCCCAAGCCGGACCCCTTGCTGGAGCTGGCGCTGTGA
- a CDS encoding serine hydrolase domain-containing protein, with amino-acid sequence MSLKSLALIENWPVPTAAAGVVQADGTVLGTHGPVDRRFPLASVTKPLAAYAALVAYEEGAIELDEPAGPAGSTVRHLLAHTSGLAFDEHRVTAPPGERRLYSNAGFEQLGDHIAKATDIPFAEYLRQAVLEPLGMASTSLEGSPAKDGVSTVGDLARFAAEVQAPRLLDPRTVADAMTVQYPGTKGVLPGYGHQNPNDWGLGFEIRDAKSPHWTGSSSSPRTFGHFGQSGTFLWVDPGAGAACVALTDRAFGPWAVEAWPPFTDAVLAELRGR; translated from the coding sequence ATGTCGTTGAAGAGCCTCGCGCTGATCGAGAACTGGCCGGTTCCCACCGCCGCGGCGGGTGTCGTACAGGCTGACGGTACGGTCCTCGGCACCCACGGGCCCGTCGACCGGCGTTTCCCGCTGGCCTCGGTCACCAAGCCGCTCGCGGCGTACGCGGCGCTCGTCGCGTACGAGGAGGGCGCGATCGAGCTCGACGAGCCGGCGGGGCCCGCCGGGTCGACGGTCCGGCATCTGCTCGCCCACACCTCGGGGCTGGCCTTCGACGAGCACAGGGTGACCGCGCCTCCCGGTGAGCGCCGGCTGTACTCCAACGCCGGGTTCGAGCAGCTCGGCGACCACATCGCGAAGGCGACGGACATCCCCTTCGCCGAGTATCTGCGCCAGGCGGTCCTGGAGCCGCTGGGCATGGCGTCGACCTCGCTGGAGGGCTCGCCGGCCAAGGACGGTGTGTCGACGGTCGGGGATCTCGCCCGGTTCGCCGCCGAGGTCCAGGCACCGCGCCTTCTCGACCCCCGCACGGTCGCCGACGCGATGACCGTCCAGTACCCGGGCACCAAGGGTGTTCTGCCGGGCTACGGCCACCAGAACCCCAACGACTGGGGCCTCGGCTTCGAGATCCGCGACGCCAAGTCCCCCCACTGGACGGGCTCTTCGTCCTCGCCGCGCACCTTCGGGCACTTCGGTCAGTCCGGTACGTTCCTGTGGGTCGACCCGGGCGCGGGGGCGGCCTGCGTGGCGCTGACGGACCGGGCGTTCGGGCCGTGGGCGGTGGAGGCGTGGCCGCCGTTCACGGACGCGGTGCTGGCCGAACTCCGCGGCCGCTAG
- a CDS encoding pirin family protein, translating to MDVRRAGERFPGGDPAAGIDSRHAFSFGSHYDPDNLRFGAMIACNEERLAPGAGFDEHPHSHTEIVTWVVQGELTHRDSAGHETRVRAGDVQRLSSAGGVRHVERNDGDRPLTFLQMWLAPREPGGDPAYEIVRGIADSTPYAVPEAAAMLHVRRLAAGERTAVPDGAYVYVHVVRGEVRLGGDELGPGDAARITDAEDVDAVAVTRAELLLWEMA from the coding sequence ATGGATGTGCGACGTGCTGGTGAGCGTTTCCCGGGGGGCGACCCGGCGGCCGGGATCGACTCCCGTCACGCCTTCTCCTTCGGCTCCCACTACGACCCCGACAACCTCCGCTTCGGCGCGATGATCGCCTGCAACGAGGAGCGGCTCGCCCCCGGCGCGGGCTTCGACGAGCATCCGCACAGCCACACCGAGATCGTGACGTGGGTGGTGCAGGGCGAGCTCACACATCGCGACTCGGCGGGGCACGAGACGCGGGTCCGCGCCGGGGACGTGCAGCGGCTGAGTTCCGCCGGCGGCGTCCGGCACGTGGAGCGCAACGACGGGGACCGGCCCCTGACCTTCCTCCAGATGTGGCTGGCCCCGCGGGAGCCGGGCGGTGACCCCGCCTACGAGATCGTCCGCGGCATCGCCGACTCCACCCCGTACGCCGTCCCGGAGGCGGCCGCGATGCTCCACGTACGGCGCCTCGCGGCGGGGGAGCGGACCGCGGTGCCGGACGGGGCGTACGTGTACGTCCATGTCGTACGCGGTGAAGTCCGGCTGGGCGGAGACGAGTTGGGGCCCGGCGACGCGGCACGCATCACCGACGCCGAGGACGTGGACGCCGTGGCGGTGACGCGGGCCGAGCTGCTGCTGTGGGAGATGGCCTAG
- the fasR gene encoding fatty acid biosynthesis transcriptional regulator FasR codes for MPEPETGNTAAAASVVHPHSATLKRLEKSSGSLAAQAIARMDETLPWYRAMPPENRSWIGLVAQAGIAAFTEWFRHPDAPQAISTDVFGTAPRELTRAITLRQTVEMVRTTIEVMESAIDEVAAPGDESILREALLVYAREIAFATAQVYAQAAEARGAWDARLESLVVNAVLSGEADEGAVSRAAALGWNAPEHVCVVLGTAPDGDSELTVEAIRRAARHAKLQVLTGVLGDRLVVIAGGSDNPLAVAKSLIGPYAAGPVVAGPVVPDLLAATRSAQAAAAGLKACSAWQDAPRPVLADDLLPERAIAGDPSAREQLVEEIYRPLEQAGSALLETLSVYLEQASSLEGAARMLFVHPNTVRYRLRRVTDVTGWSPSDVRSAFTLRIALILGRLVDGDLQL; via the coding sequence GTGCCCGAACCCGAAACCGGCAACACCGCAGCCGCCGCATCCGTCGTCCATCCGCACTCCGCGACCCTGAAGAGGCTGGAGAAGTCGTCCGGGTCCCTCGCCGCGCAGGCCATCGCGCGCATGGACGAGACACTGCCGTGGTACCGGGCCATGCCCCCGGAGAACCGTTCCTGGATCGGGCTGGTCGCGCAGGCCGGTATCGCCGCCTTCACCGAGTGGTTCCGGCATCCCGACGCTCCGCAGGCCATCTCCACCGACGTCTTCGGCACCGCTCCCCGCGAGCTGACCCGGGCCATCACCCTGCGGCAGACCGTCGAGATGGTGCGCACCACCATCGAGGTCATGGAGAGCGCCATCGACGAGGTGGCGGCTCCCGGTGACGAGTCCATCCTGCGCGAGGCCCTGCTCGTGTACGCCCGCGAGATCGCCTTCGCCACCGCCCAGGTCTACGCCCAGGCCGCGGAGGCACGGGGTGCCTGGGACGCCCGTCTCGAGTCGCTGGTCGTCAACGCCGTGCTGAGCGGCGAGGCCGACGAAGGGGCGGTCAGCCGGGCCGCCGCTCTCGGATGGAACGCTCCCGAACATGTCTGTGTCGTCCTCGGCACCGCCCCCGACGGGGACTCCGAGCTGACCGTCGAGGCCATCCGGCGGGCCGCCCGGCACGCCAAGCTCCAGGTGCTCACCGGGGTGCTCGGCGACCGGCTCGTCGTCATCGCCGGCGGCAGCGACAATCCGCTCGCGGTCGCCAAGTCGCTGATCGGGCCTTATGCGGCGGGACCTGTGGTCGCCGGGCCCGTGGTGCCCGATCTGCTGGCCGCGACCCGGTCCGCGCAGGCCGCCGCGGCCGGTCTGAAGGCATGTTCCGCCTGGCAGGACGCCCCGCGCCCGGTACTGGCCGACGATCTGCTGCCGGAGCGCGCGATCGCCGGTGACCCCAGCGCCCGCGAGCAACTGGTGGAGGAGATCTACAGACCGCTGGAGCAGGCCGGCTCGGCACTGCTGGAGACGCTCTCCGTCTATCTCGAACAGGCGAGCAGTCTCGAAGGCGCGGCCCGGATGCTCTTCGTCCATCCCAACACCGTGCGCTACCGGCTTCGACGTGTGACTGACGTCACCGGCTGGTCACCCTCGGATGTACGCTCGGCATTCACGTTGCGGATCGCGCTGATCCTGGGGCGTCTGGTCGACGGGGATCTCCAGCTCTAG
- a CDS encoding ACP S-malonyltransferase, with product MLVLVAPGQGAQTPGFLTPWLELPGAADRVAAWSDAIGLDLAHYGTQADADAIRDTAVAQPLLVAAGILSAAALGAVTPGAVAGHSVGEFTAAALAGVLDDTAALTLVRKRGLAMAEAAAITETGMSALLGGDPETSVAHLEKLGLTPANVNGAGQIVAAGTLEQLAALNEDKPEGVRKVIALKVAGAFHTHHMAPAVDALAKAAEAVTPTDPTLPYVSNKDGRTVATGAEVLERLVGQVANPVRWDLCMETFKELGVTALVEVCPGGTLTGLAKRALPGVKTLALKTPDDLDAARELIAEQSA from the coding sequence GTGCTCGTACTCGTCGCTCCCGGCCAGGGCGCCCAGACGCCCGGCTTCCTGACTCCTTGGCTCGAACTCCCCGGTGCCGCCGACCGCGTCGCCGCGTGGTCGGACGCCATCGGGCTGGACCTTGCCCACTACGGCACACAGGCCGACGCGGACGCCATCCGTGACACCGCGGTGGCGCAGCCGCTGCTGGTCGCCGCCGGGATCCTGTCGGCGGCGGCACTCGGTGCCGTCACGCCCGGCGCGGTCGCGGGCCACTCCGTCGGTGAGTTCACCGCCGCCGCCCTCGCCGGTGTCCTCGACGACACCGCCGCCCTCACCCTCGTGCGCAAGCGCGGTCTGGCGATGGCCGAGGCCGCCGCGATCACCGAGACCGGGATGTCGGCGCTGCTCGGCGGCGACCCCGAGACCTCCGTGGCGCACCTGGAGAAGCTCGGTCTGACCCCGGCGAATGTGAACGGCGCGGGCCAGATCGTGGCCGCCGGCACGCTGGAGCAGCTCGCCGCGCTGAACGAGGACAAGCCCGAGGGTGTCCGCAAGGTCATCGCGCTGAAGGTGGCCGGCGCCTTCCACACGCACCACATGGCGCCCGCGGTCGACGCGCTGGCGAAGGCCGCCGAGGCCGTCACGCCCACCGACCCGACGCTCCCCTACGTCTCCAACAAGGACGGACGGACCGTCGCCACCGGCGCCGAGGTGCTGGAGCGGCTGGTCGGCCAGGTGGCCAACCCGGTCCGCTGGGACCTGTGCATGGAGACGTTCAAGGAGCTCGGCGTCACCGCGCTCGTCGAGGTGTGCCCGGGCGGCACCCTCACCGGGCTCGCCAAGCGTGCCCTGCCGGGTGTGAAGACCCTGGCGCTCAAGACCCCCGACGACCTCGACGCCGCTCGCGAGCTCATCGCCGAGCAGAGCGCCTGA
- a CDS encoding ketoacyl-ACP synthase III — translation MSKIKPSKGSPYARIMGVGGYRPTRVVPNEVILETIDSSDEWIRSRSGIETRHWANDEETVAAMSIEASGKAIADAGISAEQIGGVIVSTVSHFKQTPAVATEIADKLGTNKAAAFDISAGCAGFGYGLTLAKGMIVEGSAEYVLVIGVERLSDLTDLEDRATAFLFGDGAGAVVVGPAKEPGIGPTVWGSEGDKSETIKQTVPWTDYRSGEVAKFPAITQEGQAVFRWAVFEMAKVAKEALDVAGITADDLDVFIPHQANERIIDSMVKTLKLPESVTVARDVRTTGNTSAASIPLAMERLLATGEAKSGDTALVIGFGAGLVYAATVVTLP, via the coding sequence ATGTCGAAGATCAAGCCCAGCAAGGGCTCCCCGTACGCGCGGATCATGGGCGTCGGCGGCTACCGCCCGACCCGGGTCGTGCCCAACGAGGTGATCCTCGAGACGATCGACTCGTCCGACGAGTGGATCCGTTCGCGCTCCGGCATCGAGACCCGGCACTGGGCGAACGACGAGGAGACCGTCGCCGCGATGTCGATCGAGGCGTCCGGCAAGGCCATCGCGGACGCCGGGATCTCCGCCGAGCAGATCGGCGGCGTGATCGTCTCGACCGTCTCGCACTTCAAGCAGACCCCGGCCGTGGCGACGGAGATCGCCGACAAGCTGGGCACGAACAAGGCCGCCGCGTTCGACATCTCCGCCGGCTGCGCGGGCTTCGGCTACGGCCTGACCCTCGCCAAGGGCATGATCGTCGAGGGTTCGGCCGAATACGTCCTCGTCATCGGCGTCGAGCGGCTCTCGGACCTGACCGACCTGGAGGACCGCGCGACGGCCTTCCTGTTCGGTGACGGTGCCGGCGCCGTCGTCGTGGGCCCCGCCAAGGAGCCGGGCATCGGCCCGACGGTGTGGGGCTCCGAGGGCGACAAGTCCGAGACGATCAAGCAGACCGTGCCGTGGACGGACTACCGTTCCGGCGAGGTCGCCAAGTTCCCCGCCATCACGCAGGAGGGCCAGGCGGTGTTCCGCTGGGCCGTCTTCGAGATGGCGAAGGTCGCCAAGGAGGCGCTGGACGTCGCCGGCATCACCGCGGACGACCTGGATGTCTTCATTCCGCACCAGGCCAACGAGCGGATCATCGACTCGATGGTGAAGACACTGAAGCTGCCGGAGTCCGTCACGGTCGCCCGTGACGTTCGCACCACCGGCAACACCTCGGCCGCCTCGATCCCGCTCGCGATGGAGCGGCTCCTGGCGACCGGCGAGGCCAAGAGCGGCGACACCGCGCTCGTCATCGGCTTCGGGGCGGGTCTCGTCTACGCCGCCACTGTCGTTACCCTCCCCTAG
- a CDS encoding acyl carrier protein, with the protein MAATQEEIVAGLADIVNEIAGIPVEDVQLDKSFTDDLDVDSLSMVEVVVAAEERFDVKIPDEDVKNLKTVGDATDYILKHQA; encoded by the coding sequence ATGGCCGCCACTCAGGAAGAGATCGTCGCCGGTCTCGCCGACATCGTGAACGAGATCGCCGGCATCCCGGTCGAGGACGTCCAGCTGGACAAGTCCTTCACCGACGACCTGGACGTCGACTCGCTGTCCATGGTCGAGGTCGTCGTCGCCGCTGAAGAGCGCTTCGACGTCAAGATCCCGGACGAGGACGTCAAGAACCTCAAGACGGTCGGCGACGCGACCGACTACATCCTCAAGCACCAGGCCTGA